Proteins encoded together in one Bradyrhizobium sp. CB82 window:
- a CDS encoding class I SAM-dependent methyltransferase translates to MTVFADYAPWYDLLYRDKDYAAEVDFVERRLHDHGAAQGKLLDLGCGTGVHAIEFARRGWRVAGVDLSRDMIARAKARAEQAGLAISFRQGDACETGPERDFDVVVSLFHVASYQDDHEKLESMFRTAHAALKPGGLFFFDYWYGGAVLAQGVETRVKVVAQAPLRLTRIAQSDHDELNATVLVNYTLFCEDMDRATIRRVDETHRMRYWFPFEIDAALETSGFRPASHAAWLSDHDPPSSKTWAACSVARKSTTP, encoded by the coding sequence GTGACAGTGTTCGCGGACTATGCCCCCTGGTACGATCTGCTCTACCGGGACAAGGACTACGCCGCGGAAGTGGACTTCGTCGAACGACGCCTGCACGATCATGGCGCGGCGCAGGGCAAGCTGCTCGATCTCGGCTGCGGCACGGGAGTGCACGCGATCGAATTCGCCCGCCGCGGCTGGCGCGTCGCCGGCGTCGATTTGAGCCGGGACATGATCGCGCGGGCGAAGGCACGCGCCGAACAGGCCGGCCTTGCCATCTCCTTTCGCCAGGGCGACGCCTGCGAGACGGGTCCCGAGCGCGATTTCGACGTCGTGGTGTCGCTGTTTCATGTCGCAAGCTATCAGGACGACCATGAGAAGCTCGAGAGCATGTTCAGGACCGCGCATGCGGCTCTGAAACCCGGCGGCTTGTTCTTCTTCGACTACTGGTATGGCGGCGCGGTGCTGGCGCAGGGCGTCGAGACGCGCGTCAAGGTCGTCGCGCAAGCGCCGCTGCGCCTGACGCGGATTGCACAGTCCGATCATGATGAGCTCAACGCAACCGTTCTCGTGAACTACACCCTGTTCTGTGAAGACATGGATCGGGCAACCATCCGGCGCGTCGACGAGACGCACCGCATGCGTTACTGGTTTCCGTTCGAGATCGATGCCGCTCTCGAGACCAGCGGCTTTCGACCGGCAAGTCACGCAGCCTGGCTTTCCGACCACGATCCACCGAGCTCGAAGACCTGGGCTGCCTGTTCGGTCGCAAGAAAGAGCACCACGCCGTGA
- a CDS encoding DegT/DnrJ/EryC1/StrS family aminotransferase codes for MTETFIPVNTPLLDGNEADYLAECIRTGWISSEGPFIKRFEEAMAGAAGRRHGVAVTNGSVALDIAVHALGLEPGDEVIIPTFTIISCAAAVVRAGLVPVAVDCDPATWNMTIEGVEAALTPRTRAIMLVHIYGLPVDLDPILELARARGLKVIEDAAEMHGQTYRGVRCGSFGDVSTFSFYPNKHVTTGEGGMILTDDAALAERLQSLRNLCFQPQQRFIHEELGWNARMTNLQAALGVAQVERLPRTVELKRRIGRLYDEQLADVPGIRRPVARTNYAENIYWVYGVVLNDEVPFDAKDAMRRLATKGIGTRPFFWCMHEQPVLRRMGFMLNESHPNAELIARRGFYLPSGLALTDDEIARSAQALKEILP; via the coding sequence GTGACCGAAACGTTCATTCCCGTCAACACGCCGCTGCTCGACGGAAACGAGGCTGACTATCTGGCGGAGTGCATCCGCACCGGCTGGATTTCGTCCGAAGGTCCTTTCATCAAGCGCTTCGAAGAGGCGATGGCTGGTGCGGCGGGGCGCCGCCACGGTGTCGCCGTCACCAACGGCTCCGTCGCGCTCGACATCGCTGTTCACGCCCTTGGACTCGAACCGGGCGATGAAGTCATCATTCCGACCTTCACGATCATCAGCTGCGCCGCAGCCGTCGTCAGGGCCGGCCTCGTGCCGGTCGCCGTGGATTGCGATCCGGCGACCTGGAACATGACCATCGAAGGCGTGGAAGCAGCGCTGACCCCGCGAACGCGCGCCATCATGCTGGTTCACATCTACGGCCTGCCGGTCGATCTCGATCCGATCCTCGAACTCGCGCGTGCGCGCGGGCTCAAGGTGATCGAGGATGCCGCCGAGATGCACGGCCAGACCTATCGCGGCGTGCGCTGCGGCAGTTTCGGCGATGTCTCGACCTTCAGCTTCTATCCCAACAAGCACGTCACGACCGGCGAAGGCGGTATGATTCTCACCGACGACGCCGCTCTCGCCGAGCGCCTGCAAAGCTTGCGCAACCTCTGCTTCCAGCCGCAGCAGCGTTTCATCCACGAAGAGCTCGGCTGGAACGCGCGCATGACCAACTTGCAAGCGGCGCTTGGCGTCGCACAGGTCGAGCGCCTGCCCCGGACGGTCGAGCTCAAGCGTCGGATCGGCCGCCTGTACGATGAGCAACTCGCCGACGTGCCGGGGATCCGCCGTCCCGTCGCTAGAACCAACTATGCCGAAAACATCTATTGGGTCTACGGCGTCGTGCTCAACGACGAGGTGCCGTTCGATGCCAAGGACGCGATGCGGCGTCTCGCCACGAAGGGCATCGGGACGCGGCCGTTCTTCTGGTGCATGCACGAGCAGCCGGTCCTGCGCCGGATGGGCTTCATGCTGAACGAATCCCATCCCAACGCGGAACTGATCGCGCGCCGCGGGTTCTACCTGCCAAGCGGGCTTGCCTTGACCGACGACGAGATCGCGCGGTCTGCGCAGGCGCTCAAGGAGATCTTGCCGTGA